In one Myxocyprinus asiaticus isolate MX2 ecotype Aquarium Trade chromosome 1, UBuf_Myxa_2, whole genome shotgun sequence genomic region, the following are encoded:
- the LOC127445417 gene encoding leucine-rich repeat-containing protein 14-like isoform X2, whose protein sequence is MVLSLVNLCAREVVSDHSSSPCWLSCVPRELYRSLLDAAFTHCRPLAVGELVQRWPERTLSLGGSRKLGQCPPNRLCVQALLLAVVRGLTDNRCYLQLIDLSGLQCENGRVEDSMGGWSLTVALCSMVLQARGAASRAHRRDGERERKRGLEAERERGGTIKRDRGTIWRGKDSEGGHREDEVGKMECRSDEVEGTVSHERVLLPEDDSVKGIRRRMEIQRRKASSELKAKTSSNNRNGSSDQDWDQVVVVYVRADLFVNARSWERVRDALSHPSPLRLHCRYLRVEELSAPSIASLLGLLPQQDLLGVDIRYSSLGVSGLAMLLPLLAPFPQLHSLRLHYCNLDLQRTQPGQQGALQDMSKGLGSLKKLKRLCLTALRLPGHLRLLLSSLSQPLEVLELPYLCLTSTDLAYLSCSQHAPFLRELDLSENWLDESSLPSLRRLLGQAESTLTQLSLCGCGLSDSLLGALLPSLSCCQALRSLRLALNPLSRMGLLSLARTAAGIRSLRLLLYPNPLEEYEPGLPALPSSAQLLDWPLLEETEGRDITPKLLDEVLSSRGRTCDLLVTSDLLNYSPDLAVDD, encoded by the exons ATGGTTCTGTCTTTGGTGAACTTGTGCGCTCGGGAGGTGGTGAGTGACCACAGCTCTTCGCCGTGTTGGTTAAGTTGTGTGCCGAGAGAGCTCTACCGGTCGCTGCTGGATGCTGCCTTCACTCACTGCCGTCCTCTAGCCGTCGGTGAGCTCGTCCAACGGTGGCCCGAGCGGACACTGTCCCTTGGAGGCAGCAGGAAACTGGGTCAGTGCCCTCCGAACCGGCTTTGCGTTCAGGCGCTGCTGCTGGCTGTGGTCAGGGGACTGACGGACAATAG GTGTTACCTGCAGTTGATAGATCTTAGTGGACTTCAGTGTGAGAATGGGAGGGTTGAAGATTCAATGGGAGGATGGTCTCTCACAGTTGCCCTTTGCTCAATGGTGCTCCAAGCTCGAGGTGCAGCCTCCCGGGCTCACAggagagatggagaaagagagagaaaaagagggctGGAAGCAGAACGTGAGAGGGGTGGCACTATCAAACGAGACCGGGGCACCATATGGCGGGGCAAGGACAGTGAGGGGGGACACAGAGAAGATGAGGTAGGGAAGATGGAGTGCAGAAGTGATGAAGTAGAAGGCACTGTTAGTCATGAACGAGTGCTGTTACCAGAAGATGACTCAGTGAAGGGTATCAGGAGGAGGATGGAGATCCAGAGGAGAAAGGCTTCATCTGAGTTGAAAGCAAAAACCAGCAGTAATAACAGAAATGGTTCCTCTGACCAAGACTGGGACCAGGTAGTGGTTGTCTATGTCAGAGCTGACCTTTTTGTCAATGCCCGTTCCTGGGAGCGTGTCCGTGATGCCCTTAGTCACCCAAGCCCTCTGCGGCTCCACTGCCGCTATCTCCGTGTAGAGGAACTCTCTGCACCTTCCATAGCTTCCTTATTGGGCCTCTTGCCTCAGCAGGATCTACTTGGTGTGGACATCCGCTACTCCAGCCTTGGAGTGTCTGGCCTGGCGATGCTACTTCCACTGTTAGCCCCCTTCCCTCAGCTCCACTCTCTGAGACTGCATTACTGTAACTTGGACTTGCAACGCACACAGCCTGGTCAGCAGGGGGCACTTCAAGACATGTCTAAAGGGCTGGGTTCACTGAAGAAACTAAAGAGATTATGTCTGACTGCACTCCGACTGCCAGGACACCTGCGTTTGCTTCTCAG CTCTCTTTCCCAGCCTCTGGAGGTGCTGGAGCTGCCGTACCTTTGCCTGACCTCCACCGACCTGGCATACCTTTCCTGCAGCCAGCATGCTCCATTCCTGAGAGAACTTGACCTGAGTGAGAACTGGCTTGATGAATCCTCCCTGCCCTCTCTGCGCCGTTTGTTAGGTCAAGCTGAAAGCACTCTCACCCAGCTCTCACTATGTGGTTGTGGCCTCTCAGACTCTCTCCTTGGAGCACTTCTCCCCTCCCTGTCCTGTTGCCAGGCTTTGCGTAGCTTAAGATTGGCCTTAAACCCGCTCTCTAGGATGGGGCTGCTTTCCCTGGCCCGTACAGCTGCTGGCATCCGTTCCCTTCGTCTGCTGCTCTATCCCAATCCACTAGAGGAATATGAGCCTGGTCTGCCGGCTCTCCCCTCCAGTGCTCAGCTGCTGGACTGGCCTCTGCTTGAGGAGACAGAGGGCAGGGACATTACGCCGAAGTTGCTGGATGAAGTTCTGAGCTCAAGAGGGCGCACGTGTGACCTTCTTGTGACTTCAGACCTCCTGAACTATAGCCCAGACCTGGCAGTGGATGATTAG
- the LOC127445417 gene encoding leucine-rich repeat-containing protein 14-like isoform X1, whose product MNICADMVLSLVNLCAREVVSDHSSSPCWLSCVPRELYRSLLDAAFTHCRPLAVGELVQRWPERTLSLGGSRKLGQCPPNRLCVQALLLAVVRGLTDNRCYLQLIDLSGLQCENGRVEDSMGGWSLTVALCSMVLQARGAASRAHRRDGERERKRGLEAERERGGTIKRDRGTIWRGKDSEGGHREDEVGKMECRSDEVEGTVSHERVLLPEDDSVKGIRRRMEIQRRKASSELKAKTSSNNRNGSSDQDWDQVVVVYVRADLFVNARSWERVRDALSHPSPLRLHCRYLRVEELSAPSIASLLGLLPQQDLLGVDIRYSSLGVSGLAMLLPLLAPFPQLHSLRLHYCNLDLQRTQPGQQGALQDMSKGLGSLKKLKRLCLTALRLPGHLRLLLSSLSQPLEVLELPYLCLTSTDLAYLSCSQHAPFLRELDLSENWLDESSLPSLRRLLGQAESTLTQLSLCGCGLSDSLLGALLPSLSCCQALRSLRLALNPLSRMGLLSLARTAAGIRSLRLLLYPNPLEEYEPGLPALPSSAQLLDWPLLEETEGRDITPKLLDEVLSSRGRTCDLLVTSDLLNYSPDLAVDD is encoded by the exons ATGAACATTTGTGCAGACATGGTTCTGTCTTTGGTGAACTTGTGCGCTCGGGAGGTGGTGAGTGACCACAGCTCTTCGCCGTGTTGGTTAAGTTGTGTGCCGAGAGAGCTCTACCGGTCGCTGCTGGATGCTGCCTTCACTCACTGCCGTCCTCTAGCCGTCGGTGAGCTCGTCCAACGGTGGCCCGAGCGGACACTGTCCCTTGGAGGCAGCAGGAAACTGGGTCAGTGCCCTCCGAACCGGCTTTGCGTTCAGGCGCTGCTGCTGGCTGTGGTCAGGGGACTGACGGACAATAG GTGTTACCTGCAGTTGATAGATCTTAGTGGACTTCAGTGTGAGAATGGGAGGGTTGAAGATTCAATGGGAGGATGGTCTCTCACAGTTGCCCTTTGCTCAATGGTGCTCCAAGCTCGAGGTGCAGCCTCCCGGGCTCACAggagagatggagaaagagagagaaaaagagggctGGAAGCAGAACGTGAGAGGGGTGGCACTATCAAACGAGACCGGGGCACCATATGGCGGGGCAAGGACAGTGAGGGGGGACACAGAGAAGATGAGGTAGGGAAGATGGAGTGCAGAAGTGATGAAGTAGAAGGCACTGTTAGTCATGAACGAGTGCTGTTACCAGAAGATGACTCAGTGAAGGGTATCAGGAGGAGGATGGAGATCCAGAGGAGAAAGGCTTCATCTGAGTTGAAAGCAAAAACCAGCAGTAATAACAGAAATGGTTCCTCTGACCAAGACTGGGACCAGGTAGTGGTTGTCTATGTCAGAGCTGACCTTTTTGTCAATGCCCGTTCCTGGGAGCGTGTCCGTGATGCCCTTAGTCACCCAAGCCCTCTGCGGCTCCACTGCCGCTATCTCCGTGTAGAGGAACTCTCTGCACCTTCCATAGCTTCCTTATTGGGCCTCTTGCCTCAGCAGGATCTACTTGGTGTGGACATCCGCTACTCCAGCCTTGGAGTGTCTGGCCTGGCGATGCTACTTCCACTGTTAGCCCCCTTCCCTCAGCTCCACTCTCTGAGACTGCATTACTGTAACTTGGACTTGCAACGCACACAGCCTGGTCAGCAGGGGGCACTTCAAGACATGTCTAAAGGGCTGGGTTCACTGAAGAAACTAAAGAGATTATGTCTGACTGCACTCCGACTGCCAGGACACCTGCGTTTGCTTCTCAG CTCTCTTTCCCAGCCTCTGGAGGTGCTGGAGCTGCCGTACCTTTGCCTGACCTCCACCGACCTGGCATACCTTTCCTGCAGCCAGCATGCTCCATTCCTGAGAGAACTTGACCTGAGTGAGAACTGGCTTGATGAATCCTCCCTGCCCTCTCTGCGCCGTTTGTTAGGTCAAGCTGAAAGCACTCTCACCCAGCTCTCACTATGTGGTTGTGGCCTCTCAGACTCTCTCCTTGGAGCACTTCTCCCCTCCCTGTCCTGTTGCCAGGCTTTGCGTAGCTTAAGATTGGCCTTAAACCCGCTCTCTAGGATGGGGCTGCTTTCCCTGGCCCGTACAGCTGCTGGCATCCGTTCCCTTCGTCTGCTGCTCTATCCCAATCCACTAGAGGAATATGAGCCTGGTCTGCCGGCTCTCCCCTCCAGTGCTCAGCTGCTGGACTGGCCTCTGCTTGAGGAGACAGAGGGCAGGGACATTACGCCGAAGTTGCTGGATGAAGTTCTGAGCTCAAGAGGGCGCACGTGTGACCTTCTTGTGACTTCAGACCTCCTGAACTATAGCCCAGACCTGGCAGTGGATGATTAG
- the LOC127444687 gene encoding repressor of RNA polymerase III transcription MAF1 homolog, with protein MKLLENSQFEALSSQLCVETGDAHILGRMESYSCKMAGDDKHMFKQFCQEGEPHVLEALSPPQSSSAPSPNLLGKSGEDGENPLSDKCCRKTLFYLITTLNESFRPDYDFSAARAHEFSREPSANWVADSVNSSLYSAVGDQFNSLGPELWSAIDQEINLQICDIYSYNPDLDSDPFGEEGSLWSFNYFFYNKKLKRIVFFTCRSVSVLSSYGRSGLDNELDMELDDDEEVDCFMEDRFPRALCV; from the exons ATGAAGCTTTTGGAAAATTCCCAATTTGAAGCCTTAAGCTCCCAGCTGTGTGTTGAAACTGGAGACGCTCACATTCTGGGCAG GATGGAGAGTTACTCGTGTAAGATGGCTGGTGATGACAAGCACATGTTTAAGCAGTTCTGTCAGGAGGGGGAACCACATGTACTGGAAGCCCTGTCACCCCCTCAGTCCAGCAGTGCTCCAAGCCCTAACCT ACTGGGGAAGAGTGGGGAGGATGGAGAGAACCCACTAAGCGATAAATGTTGCAGGAAGACTTTGTTCTACCTCATCACCACCCTGAATGAGTCCTTCCGGCCTGATTACGACTTCAGTGCTGCCCGTGCCCATGAATTTAGCCGAGAGCCCAGCGCTAACTGG GTGGCAGACTCCGTTAACAGTAGCCTTTATTCAGCTGTGGGGGATCAGTTCAACTCTTTGGGGCCTGAACTGTGGTCTGCCATTGATCAAGAGATAAACTTGCAGATCTGTGACATCTAtag CTACAACCCAGACCTTGACTCTGACCCCTTCGGTGAGGAGGGAAGCCTGTGGTCCTTCAACTACTTTTTCTACAACAAGAAGCTTAAACGCATTGTTTTCTTCACTTGCCGCTCAGTCAG TGTCCTCAGTAGTTATGGTCGTAGTGGGCTTGACAATGAGTTAGACATGGAGCTGGATGATGACGAGGAAGTGGACTGTTtcatggaagacag GTTCCCCCGAGCTCTGTGTGTCTAA